In one Lolium rigidum isolate FL_2022 chromosome 3, APGP_CSIRO_Lrig_0.1, whole genome shotgun sequence genomic region, the following are encoded:
- the LOC124704543 gene encoding folate-biopterin transporter 1, chloroplastic-like — MAFSFLLSPPSPPLHNRAAAAASTSYPVAAHHALRRRRPPEPCCRCARSPEKTSTSSSSGDRGLCEEGGASSTDALRPLQLDGTASSADGQTGSAAPGDHATSTEGDSRNGEFGRWQKNQFSADGSSSSTSKPGYSKAFGVDLSPDNVAVATVYFVQGVLGLSRLAVSFYLKDDLQLDPAETAVITGFSALPWLIKPLYGFISDSVPLFGYRRRSYLILSGILGAISWSFMATIVDDKYSAALSIILGSLAVAFSDVVVDSMVVERARGESQSTSGSLQSLCWGSSAFGGVVSAYFSGSLVDTYGVRFVFGVTAFLPLMTSAVAVLVNEHRLPSSKRSISFSGSGLIERSRQQIMQIWTAVKQPNIFLPTLFIFLWQATPQSDSAMFYFVTNKIGFTPEFLGRVTLVTSVASLLGVGIYNSFLKAVPLRKIFLVTTILGSALGMTQVLLVTGLNRKLGISDEWFSIGDSLILTVLSQASFMPVLVLAAKLCPLGVEATLFATLMSISNAGSVAGGLVGAGLTQFLGVTKDNFENLALLIAVCNLSSLLPLPLLGLLPDESPVANDGKTQGD, encoded by the exons ATGGCCTTCAGCTTCCTGCTCTCCCCGCCGTCTCCGCCGCTACACAAccgcgccgcggccgccgcctccacctcctaccCAGTTGCCGCGCACCACGCCCTCCGTCGTCGCCGCCCGCCGGAACCTTGCTGCCGCTGCGCCCGCTCGCCGGAGAAAACCTCCACCAGCAGCAGCTCCGGCGACCGCGGATTGTGCGAAGAGGGGGGCGCCTCCTCTACCGACGCTCTCCGCCCCCTCCAACTCGACGGCACCGCCTCCTCCGCGGACGGCCAAACCG GAAGCGCGGCGCCAGGCGATCATGCTACTTCGACTGAAGGGGACAGTAGGAATGGGGAGTTCGGGAGATGGCAAAAGAATCAATTCAGCGCAGATGGTTCCTCCAGTAGCACGTCCAAGCCAGGTTACTCCAAAGCGTTCGGGGTGGATTTGTCCCCTGATAACGTGGCTGTTGCCACTGTTTATTTTGTGCAAGGAGTGTTAGGTCTTTCCAGACTTGCTGTCAGCTTTTACTTAAAAGATGATCTCCAGCTTGATCCAGCAGAG ACTGCAGTTATAACTGGTTTCTCAGCCTTGCCATGGTTGATCAAGCCTCTTTATGGTTTTATCAG TGATTCCGTCCCTCTATTTGGATATCGTAGAAGGTCGTACCTCATTCTATCTGGAATCCTTGGAGCCATTTCATGGAGTTTTATGGCAACCATTGTGGATGATAAGTATAGTGCAGCGCTCTCTATTATTCTTGGATCTCTTGCAGTTGCCTTCTCTGACGTT GTGGTTGATTCCATGGTTGTTGAGAGAGCTCGAGGTGAGTCACAGAGTACATCTGGATCCCTCCAATCACTATGCTGGGGATCCTCAGCCTTTGGAGGAGTTGTGAGTGCATACTTCAGTGGTTCACTAGTGGATACTTATGGTGTAAG ATTTGTATTTGGTGTGACGGCATTTTTACCCTTGATGACGTCTGCTGTTGCAGTTCTTGTAAATGAGCATCGTTTGCCTTCAAGCAAGCGTTCCATCTCATTTTCAGGTTCAGGATTAATTGAAAGATCTAGGCAGCAGATCATGCAGATTTGGACTGCAGTAAAGCAACCGAACATTTTCTTGCCCACCTTGTTCATATTCCTTTGGCAAGCAACACCTCAGTCAGATTCTGCCATGTTTTACTTTGT CACAAATAAGATTGGATTCACACCGGAGTTTCTGGGGCGTGTCACACTAGTTACATCAGTTGCATCGTTACTGGGTGTCGGAATATATAATTCATTCTTGAAAGCAGTTCCACTGAGAAAAATCTTTTTGGTGACAACGATTTTAGGTTCTGCCCTTGGAATGACACAG GTTCTTCTTGTCACTGGGCTTAACAGGAAGCTTGGGataagcgatgaatggttctccaTAGGGGATTCCTTGATTCTCACAGTCCTTAGTCAG GCTTCCTTCATGCCCGTATTAGTGCTGGCCGCGAAATTGTGCCCTCTGGGAGTGGAAGCAACACTGTTCGCAACTCTGATGTCTATTTCCAACGCGGGAAGTGTCGCCGGTGGTCTAGTGGGCGCGGGCCTGACTCAGTTTCTGGGAGTCACCAAGGACAACTTTGAAAATCTGGCTCTGCTTATTGCCGTATGTAACCTTAGTTCCCTACTACCTCTGCCTCTCCTGGGCCTCCTTCCAGATGAATCACCGGTTGCAAATGATGGGAAAACACAAGGCGATTGA
- the LOC124704545 gene encoding uncharacterized protein LOC124704545, translating to MRLSHCESYCASPLCYIPCLPKSKDAPPGAGALSTPPCPVEDKPPPVQKFEALEPPEKDDVESRKDEDGEKTLAAVVAAPPKSNLKKPNCAADGVCAPKGNVKWLDLLGKDLTEVREFEPSESGDSCDDGDGMPVCVCVIQ from the exons ATGAGGCTCTCGCACTGTGAGAGCTACTGCGCCTCCCCCCTCTGCTACATCCCCTGCCTCCCCAAGTCCAAGGATGCTCCGCCCGGCGCCGGTGCTCTCTCCACGCCGCCCTGCCCGGTCGAGGACAAGCCGCCCCCAGTTCAGAAGTTCGAGGCGCTGGAGCCTCCGGAGAAGGACGACGTTGAGAGCAGGAAGGACGAGGACGGCGAGAAGAccttggcggcggtggtggcggcgccaccgAAAAGCAACCTTAAGAAGCCCAACTGCGCCGCCGACGGCGTGTGCGCTCCCAAAGGCAATGTGAAGTGGCTTGATTTGCTGGGCAAGGATCTTACCGAGGTCAGGGAGTTCGAGCCAAG TGAATCCGGAGATTCGTGCGACGACGGGGATGGCATGCCAGTATGTGTCTGTGTCATCCAATGA